Part of the Flammeovirga agarivorans genome is shown below.
CAATGCTTATTTGATTTCATTTGAAATTTTAATTTACATCACTGTCTTCTTTGCAAAATGTTGAAATGAATTAGCATTTTATTAAAAATGTTGTTTTCATATCGCCTTCCGTTTGAAGGGATGACAAAGGTAATGAGTCATTTTTAAAAAACAATAGTCCCATTACCTTTTTATTCAAAATAAATTCAAATACACATTTTAATATACTCTTTACGAATTTAGAGTTTCAATGTAGCATTTAAGTTATATTACTTAACTCTTCTTTCTTCTTATTTAGGTCCTGCTCTAAGGCAGATTGTATGGAAGTATCTTGAATGATACCTATTGTTCTGTTTATTGAGAAAATATCTTTCTTAAGGTTCGCCTTGATAAGATAGTTTGCATATTCTCTCTTACCATACTTATAGATCTTAGGTGAAAAAATCAATAAAATTAATAAAGTGACTGAAATGATACCTAATATAATTTCTTGGGTATAATCTTTAATAATCGCAGATAATGGTTTTTGCTTTATATGAATATCTGCTTCAACCACTTCATCATAAACCTTATATTTTAATGTTTGCGTTTTTTCTTTGTGAAAGTTGATGGAATCATAAGGTGTCATATAAATAGATATGTATCCCTTTCTCCAAGACTTGATTCTAGGTGTTCCATAATATACTTGAATTGCTGATGGTAATTCTATCTCATCCATAAAAGTTTTAACTGTTGGATAAACAGCATTCTTACCCGTATTCAAATAAGGAATTCTTATTTCAAGTGTATCTTTTTTAGAAGTAAAGGTTAATGAAGAAGGAAAGTTAGTTTTCAATTCTTCTCTTAATTTCTCTACTGGCTTGTAATTTACTTTTTGAGTATTTGTAGAAGAATCCTTTAAAATTAAAATATCTATCGTAGCATTTAAGTCATTATCCAAATTTGATTTCTTGTTCGGATAAAATGGAACTTGGATCATAGTGATACTTCTTGGTAGCATTTGAGTCACAGGCAAACTATAATCCAACCAATCATCAGTATTTATATTTATATAATGTGAGATATCAAATAGAGTGTCATAATCACTATCATTATATAATGACAATTGTGCATAAAGTGTGTCTTGAGGAGAATATAAAGTGGTTTCTAAATATTCAATATTTCTTTCAAGATGATTTGTATCTGCCCAGAAGATTTCTCCTCGCACTTTTTCAACTCTTGAGGTTATCGTTATTTCTTGCTGTAAATAGTTATTCTCTAATTTAACTGCACCATAATGATCTCCGAGTTTATCTGCGATAGGTGCAATGGATAAAGTCAGTGTATCTGAATTCGGTATCACTTGAGATATACTGTCTGCTAAAATGGAATCTCCATCTACCATAAACTGAAAGGCATTAGCATCTCCTGAGTATTCAAAGTTTAGTGGGAGTTCTTGCAAATCAAAAAATGTATAATCTGTAAACCCAATAGAATCTGCTTCCACTAAACCTAAATTGATACTGACTGTATCCTGATGAAAGGTTACTTCTTCAGTAACGTTTGATTTCATCGCAATTCTTACCAATCGTTTATCAATACGAAAAGCCATGTAGGCCTGGTTTGTACCTTTCTTAATTGGTTTCGGCCTTATTTTTATACTGATATCCTCAAGTGGTGATTGATGAAATACAGTACTATCATTTGTCTGCCAAAAGTTTTGGTCATCACCGATGTCTATAGAGAACAAATCAGTGTCTCCAATATAAAATAACTCAATATCCTCGCTTTCAATTCCAGCTATACACTTTATAGTGATACTTTTCGAGGAATTGAGATTAATTTTACCAAAATCTACAAACAATGCATCAGCAATAAGATCATTTGAAGAAGGTTTTTTAGATTTTTTCTCTATTACCTTTTTCCAATTTGAAATCTTATTTCCGTTAGGTAATGTTCTTACTTGAATTCCTTCATTCTTCTTAGGAGTCTCAAATTTAAATACCTGTGCATTTGCTATTTGAAAACTCAATGAAATAATAAAAGTCAAAAATATATATTTAAAAAATAAGCGATTCATGAATATTGCTTTTTAGTTTTTCTATTGAAGCTCTGATTCTAATCTATCTGCATAAACCAATAAGGAAGTCAAAATACCTTTGGCCCTACCATCTTTAGTATCCTCTTCGATCATAGACTTTATTTGTTCTTTATAGACTGTGATACCAATACTATCATTAGTCACATCCATCACTTTTGATCTACAGAAAGATTTGAACTCTTCCTTTTCTTGATGGTCTAAAATCTCAAAGAAGTTACGTCCTTTGAACCTGAATAACATTTCTTTTAAACGTTCATCAGAAAATGGAAAATAGTTAGCATTTAAATTTTGAGGTGCATTAGAAGCAATGTTATCAATTCTATTAGCAAGGTTTTGATCATTATTAGAAATAAAACCATTGTATAACTGAGTATCTACATCTGGGTCAATATCATATTGTGAGTTAAAAACTTCTTTGACTTTTTCCATTATAGATGTATCATTTAAGATACTTGTCATTTTCTTTCTGTTTTCCTCAATGGTATCCAATGAAATATTCAATTCCAATGCTCTTGCTTTTGATAAAGTTCTAGTTTCTGCAAAAATACTCGAGCGATTGATATATAACTGTTGTAATCCAGGCCTTACATCTCCTTCCTTCATATCTTCTTTCTTCTTAAAGATTAGTGCCTTCAAATCTTCAATTGAAATATCTTTTAAGAGTTCTGGATTAGTTCTTAAATCGTATGCTATTACTGCATTGCTATTTTTAGTATCGTAGCATATAGGATACATAAATGCGAGATGACCATTTTCTACCGGTACAAAAGGAGAAACTGTCAATAAACATTGTTGATTCGACATTGCATTATTGATCATGTTTTTTACTTCGGCCTTATTTCTCATCTTCATTGCATAATTAAACAACTTAGGTTGATGAGTTTTTACCAGTCTCAATACTTCAACAGTTGCTAAAACGTCTGCAGTAGCATCATGTGCATTTTCATGAAGTATCTTATTTGCTACAGAGAGATGTTCAAGCTTAAAACTTTTCTTTCCTTCATCATTTTCAGGCCATACAATTCCTTCCGGTCTTAAGGCATAAGTAAATCTTAAGATATCTAATGCATCTAGCCTTGAATTATTGTCTGCCCATTCATGAGAATATGGATTGATAAAATTCTTATAGAATCCGAAACGAGTGAATTCGTCATCAAACTTGATATTATTATAGCCGATATGACAAGTTCCTTTGGCTCCCAACAGATTTTTAATTTGTCCCATAAACTGGAATTCCTTTATCCCTTGAGCATCTGCTATTTGTGGTGTAATACCTGTTATTAAACAAGCTTCCGGATCTGGAAGAAAGTCTTTTGATGGCTTACAGAATAAAGTGATAGGATCTCCAATCGGATTTAGATCAATATCAGTTCTGATTCCGGCAAATTGTGCAATTTTATCTTTTCTTGGGTCTCTCCCAAAAGTCTCATAATCATAAAAAAAGAATGATGTCGGGTTCATTATTAAAAAGTATAGCTTTCTTCTCCATTAACATTACATGCAAAAAGTAATGACTTTTACGAAACTAATGAATTGTACATTAATTAGAAATATTCATCACTCAAATAATGTATCTAAAAAAAAATATTAAATATAAAATTTTCATTACGAATAAGTTGCAATTGTCTGTGAAAATTAATTATTTGTATATAACGTAATACGAATATATCTCAAATGGCAAAGTATATTTACTATAAAAAACCTTTTGAAGAGGTTGAAAAGTTAGCGAAGAACGATAAGAAATCTTTGAAAGATTATATTAAGGGTCTTCCATCTTCAGATATAAAAAACTTTGAAACTAGAAAGGCCTTCTTCCAAAGTTTTACGTCTAAAAGAAAAGCCGCCTGGAAAGGTGACGAAGCAACATCTATGATTTTCGTAGATGGTGTTAAACCGTATGCTTTATCTACAAAGGATTTTTTAGAGGAATATCGTATTGCCATCCAACACCGAGGTAGAAAGCCAAGAAAGAAAGGTGGATCGAATAAGATTGTCACTTTCCGTATGTCTAAGGAAGAATATAATGATTTAGAGACACAGGCGAATAAGAAAAATCAGAAGGTATCGGATTATATTAGAACTCTGATTGAAGAGGATATGAAAAAGAAATAGATATTATTACAAGGATATTGAAAAAGGGTTGACATTATTTATAATTATGTCAACCCTTTTTGTATTCCAACATTTATAATTCTAGAAAAGTAAATACTTAATGTAGCATATAAGTCATATTGTTATTCCTCTCCTAGTATAAATTTTCGCAATGTATGTTTGTTTGGAAATTTGTTGCCATCTTTTACGGCCATTCTTACCGCATTTACTTCTGGCCATATTTTCCAAGTAGGGAAAGTTCTGTATTTTTTTACTGCTGCAGCTATTGTAGCTTTTGAGACACCTATTTCTTCTAAACGTAACTTTAACTTCTCAACTTTATCATCAAAATCATTTTGTGGGGGTACTATTGTAGCATTTAAGTTACTTCCTCCAAAGTTTATTGATGCTTGAGTTGTTTTAGGTTCTTCTTCTATTTCAGCTTGTGACTCAAATGATACATTCGATGTGATATCTTGTCTAACTGTATCGAGTTCAAGTGTCTGGTCTTTGAGTTCCATGTGGAACTTAACTGCTACTACAGTTCTTTTTACTTTCTTACTGATCTCCCATGT
Proteins encoded:
- the sbcB gene encoding exodeoxyribonuclease I, translating into MNPTSFFFYDYETFGRDPRKDKIAQFAGIRTDIDLNPIGDPITLFCKPSKDFLPDPEACLITGITPQIADAQGIKEFQFMGQIKNLLGAKGTCHIGYNNIKFDDEFTRFGFYKNFINPYSHEWADNNSRLDALDILRFTYALRPEGIVWPENDEGKKSFKLEHLSVANKILHENAHDATADVLATVEVLRLVKTHQPKLFNYAMKMRNKAEVKNMINNAMSNQQCLLTVSPFVPVENGHLAFMYPICYDTKNSNAVIAYDLRTNPELLKDISIEDLKALIFKKKEDMKEGDVRPGLQQLYINRSSIFAETRTLSKARALELNISLDTIEENRKKMTSILNDTSIMEKVKEVFNSQYDIDPDVDTQLYNGFISNNDQNLANRIDNIASNAPQNLNANYFPFSDERLKEMLFRFKGRNFFEILDHQEKEEFKSFCRSKVMDVTNDSIGITVYKEQIKSMIEEDTKDGRAKGILTSLLVYADRLESELQ
- a CDS encoding plasmid mobilization protein, translated to MAKYIYYKKPFEEVEKLAKNDKKSLKDYIKGLPSSDIKNFETRKAFFQSFTSKRKAAWKGDEATSMIFVDGVKPYALSTKDFLEEYRIAIQHRGRKPRKKGGSNKIVTFRMSKEEYNDLETQANKKNQKVSDYIRTLIEEDMKKK